In the genome of Sorangium aterium, one region contains:
- a CDS encoding tetratricopeptide repeat protein, whose product MRRLKRRQRSIAHCVGLGLCAALISGGLPARAEPSAADKAAAEALFDAALDLMKQGRSAEACPRLEQSQRIDPGIGTLLYLAECYENTGRTASAWATFRQAMSESQAAGQADRARKAQARAARLEPGLSKLSIGVAAENLAIEGFKVRSAGKAVDPAVFGVALPVDPGEIAIEASAPGHETWTTTVKLGGDNKGPASVDVPALKRIEGSPTAPLEPPPAQGTGPAPARGAPAPAPAQAASGGHTTRLIGLVVGGAGVVGLGVGTFFGVKAISKNSDAEGYCKGGSTCEDERGVTLTEEAKSAATVSNVAFGLGAAAAIGGAVLVFVVAPRQTPPVQVGAFVDARNVGLRVGGTFE is encoded by the coding sequence ATGAGGCGGTTGAAACGTCGTCAGCGAAGCATCGCACACTGCGTCGGCCTGGGCCTGTGCGCGGCGTTGATCTCCGGGGGCCTCCCCGCGCGGGCGGAGCCGAGCGCCGCCGACAAGGCGGCGGCGGAGGCGCTCTTCGACGCGGCGCTCGACCTGATGAAGCAGGGGCGCAGCGCGGAGGCGTGCCCGAGGCTGGAGCAGAGCCAGCGCATCGATCCGGGCATCGGCACGCTCCTCTACCTGGCCGAGTGTTACGAGAACACCGGCCGCACGGCGAGCGCCTGGGCCACGTTCCGGCAGGCCATGTCGGAGTCCCAGGCCGCGGGGCAAGCCGACCGCGCCCGCAAGGCGCAGGCGAGGGCGGCCCGGCTGGAGCCGGGCCTGTCGAAGCTGAGCATCGGCGTCGCGGCCGAGAACCTCGCGATCGAGGGGTTCAAGGTGCGCTCCGCCGGAAAGGCCGTCGATCCTGCGGTCTTCGGCGTCGCGCTCCCCGTGGATCCGGGCGAGATCGCGATCGAGGCGAGCGCCCCGGGCCACGAGACCTGGACGACGACCGTGAAGCTCGGGGGCGACAACAAGGGCCCAGCGAGCGTCGATGTCCCGGCGCTCAAGCGGATCGAGGGGTCGCCGACTGCGCCCCTCGAGCCGCCGCCCGCCCAGGGGACAGGCCCCGCGCCGGCGCGCGGCGCCCCTGCGCCGGCGCCGGCGCAGGCGGCGTCCGGGGGCCACACGACGCGCTTGATCGGCCTCGTCGTGGGCGGCGCGGGCGTCGTGGGCCTCGGCGTCGGGACGTTCTTCGGCGTGAAGGCCATCTCGAAGAACAGCGACGCGGAGGGCTACTGCAAGGGCGGCAGCACGTGCGAGGACGAGCGCGGCGTCACGCTGACCGAGGAGGCCAAGAGCGCCGCCACCGTGTCGAACGTCGCGTTCGGGCTCGGCGCGGCGGCGGCGATCGGCGGCGCCGTCCTCGTGTTCGTCGTCGCGCCGAGGCAGACCCCGCCCGTCCAGGTGGGAGCGTTCGTGGACGCGCGCAATGTCGGGTTGCGCGTGGGAGGTACGTTCGAATGA
- a CDS encoding serine/threonine-protein kinase, which yields MGDVLAGKYRVEQIVGAGAMGTIVAAWHLELEQRVAMKFLHSLRPDGGDPTERFRREARALARIKSEHVARVLDVGSLEGGMPYMVMEFLEGNDLAHEIRARGPLPVVEAVAYMLQALDAMAEAHAAGIVHRDLKPANLFLSLRPDGDRVIKVLDFGISKSLLGISRDQVALTQTASLLGSPLYMSPEQVRSARDVDMRADIWSLGVILYEMLTGRTPYDGDSVAQLFHALLYENAAPVAQLRPDVPRELDAVVMHCLAKDRDQRWRNVGDLAAALLPFGPATGHMHVDRARRVLGSSSDIARPSILQTGVPSGGAQGAGSRPSIPHGGPPFAPGTPSSPSFAPASPSFAPGTPSSPSFAPGTPSFVPASPTAPNAETGPTVNSWSNSGHPVRTVRNGARVALAIAVGALLAGASLGALFFLRSGLATDQGQPPAAAAAPTAEATAAPSAEATAKGDAHEAPGATGAAPDVAGGSPAPTAPAASSSAPAPPPAASSSPAAHLSAPPAQTGAPRATATARPVERSHPGAGARPEPTQGNSISDFGGRR from the coding sequence GTGGGCGACGTTCTCGCGGGCAAGTACCGCGTGGAGCAGATCGTTGGCGCCGGTGCGATGGGCACGATCGTCGCCGCGTGGCACCTGGAGCTCGAGCAGCGGGTCGCGATGAAGTTCCTGCACTCGCTGCGGCCGGACGGCGGCGACCCGACGGAGCGGTTCCGGCGCGAGGCGCGCGCGCTGGCCAGGATCAAGAGCGAGCACGTGGCGCGCGTCCTGGATGTCGGCTCGCTGGAGGGCGGGATGCCCTACATGGTGATGGAGTTCCTGGAGGGGAACGACCTCGCCCACGAGATACGCGCGCGCGGTCCGCTGCCCGTGGTGGAGGCCGTCGCGTACATGCTCCAGGCCCTCGACGCGATGGCCGAGGCGCACGCCGCGGGGATCGTTCACCGCGATCTCAAGCCGGCCAACCTGTTCCTCTCGCTCCGGCCCGACGGCGACCGGGTCATCAAGGTCCTCGACTTCGGTATCTCGAAGTCGCTGCTCGGCATATCGCGCGATCAGGTGGCGCTGACCCAGACAGCGTCGCTCCTCGGGTCGCCGCTCTACATGTCTCCCGAGCAGGTGCGCTCCGCGCGGGACGTGGATATGCGCGCGGATATCTGGTCTCTCGGCGTCATCCTGTACGAGATGCTGACCGGGCGGACTCCGTACGACGGCGACTCCGTCGCTCAGCTCTTCCACGCGCTGCTCTACGAGAACGCTGCCCCGGTCGCCCAGCTGCGCCCCGACGTCCCGCGCGAGCTGGACGCCGTGGTGATGCACTGCCTCGCGAAGGACCGCGACCAGCGGTGGAGGAACGTCGGCGATCTGGCCGCCGCGCTGCTCCCGTTCGGCCCGGCCACGGGCCACATGCACGTCGACAGGGCGCGCCGCGTGCTCGGCAGCTCCTCGGACATCGCACGGCCGTCGATCCTCCAGACGGGCGTGCCGAGCGGGGGCGCTCAGGGCGCCGGATCGCGCCCGTCGATACCGCACGGGGGCCCGCCCTTCGCGCCGGGCACGCCGTCTTCGCCGTCCTTCGCGCCGGCCTCGCCGTCCTTCGCGCCCGGCACGCCGTCCTCGCCCTCCTTCGCGCCCGGCACGCCGTCCTTCGTGCCGGCCTCGCCGACCGCGCCCAACGCGGAGACGGGGCCCACGGTCAACTCGTGGAGCAACTCGGGCCATCCGGTGCGAACGGTCCGCAACGGGGCGCGTGTCGCCCTGGCCATCGCCGTCGGCGCCTTGCTGGCGGGGGCCTCGCTCGGCGCCCTGTTCTTCCTGCGCTCCGGGCTCGCCACCGACCAGGGACAGCCCCCCGCAGCCGCGGCTGCGCCCACCGCCGAGGCCACGGCGGCGCCGAGCGCCGAGGCCACGGCGAAGGGCGACGCGCACGAGGCTCCCGGCGCCACCGGCGCCGCGCCCGATGTGGCCGGCGGTTCGCCAGCCCCGACCGCGCCGGCGGCCTCTTCCAGCGCGCCCGCGCCGCCGCCGGCGGCGTCCTCCAGCCCAGCGGCGCACCTTTCCGCGCCGCCCGCGCAGACGGGCGCTCCGCGGGCGACCGCCACGGCCCGGCCCGTCGAGCGCTCGCACCCGGGCGCGGGAGCGCGCCCGGAGCCCACGCAGGGCAACTCGATCAGCGACTTCGGCGGGCGGCGCTGA
- a CDS encoding 2'-5' RNA ligase family protein — protein MAQETAFALWLLPGGAPAARLEELIEALARETGGPAFAPHLTLLGGLRGDAGALAAKLGRLRGDAGALRPVALEARGPATGSTRHQCVFLDVAPSEPLAALRRAAEAALGANEAPFRPHVSLVYGELPAARRQELAADPRVRALAHDTWWADRLELWTVEGQTERWRCVEGVALERR, from the coding sequence ATGGCGCAAGAGACAGCGTTCGCCCTGTGGCTCCTCCCCGGCGGAGCGCCGGCCGCGCGGCTCGAGGAGCTCATCGAGGCGCTCGCCCGGGAGACCGGGGGCCCGGCGTTCGCGCCTCACCTCACCCTGCTCGGCGGGCTGCGCGGCGACGCCGGTGCGCTGGCCGCGAAGCTCGGCAGGCTGCGCGGCGACGCCGGCGCGCTCCGCCCCGTCGCGCTCGAGGCGCGGGGCCCCGCCACCGGCAGCACCCGACACCAGTGCGTGTTCCTCGACGTGGCGCCGTCCGAGCCGCTCGCGGCGCTGCGCCGCGCGGCCGAGGCCGCGCTCGGCGCGAACGAGGCCCCCTTTCGGCCGCACGTGAGCCTCGTGTACGGCGAGCTGCCGGCGGCGCGCCGCCAGGAGCTCGCCGCGGATCCTCGGGTGCGTGCGCTCGCCCACGACACGTGGTGGGCCGACCGGCTGGAGCTGTGGACCGTGGAGGGGCAGACCGAGCGCTGGCGCTGCGTCGAGGGCGTCGCGCTGGAACGCCGGTGA
- a CDS encoding ATP-grasp domain-containing protein, which translates to MLSAPLVLLPSNPLHPTAPDSAFEEEARHAASAGFDIGLIDLEVFLGGDVKLRRVPEGPGEVIYRGWLLGLDAYQCMSEVVAARGRRLITEPAAYRHCYHLPEWYEAIGGAEHTARSIWIPGSMFDLEAVVVHVREAFGSGAVILKDYVKSRKHEWFDACFIPAADDEANVRRVVGNFLRLQDDHVVGGLVFREFVELRRIGLHPKSRLPLVNEHRFFVLDGRPFYAAPYWADGDYPGEPPSADVLAPILGRVRGRFYAADVAEKEGGGWMLVELNDGGSAAIPEGGAADAFYRNLHAALG; encoded by the coding sequence ATGCTCTCGGCCCCGCTCGTCCTGCTCCCGAGCAACCCGCTGCACCCGACCGCGCCGGACAGCGCCTTCGAGGAGGAAGCCCGGCATGCCGCCAGCGCGGGCTTCGACATCGGCCTCATCGACCTCGAGGTGTTTCTCGGCGGCGACGTGAAGCTCCGCCGGGTGCCGGAAGGCCCGGGCGAGGTGATCTACCGCGGCTGGCTCCTGGGCCTCGATGCTTATCAATGCATGAGCGAGGTCGTCGCCGCGCGTGGCCGACGGTTGATCACCGAGCCGGCGGCGTACCGGCACTGCTATCATCTGCCGGAGTGGTACGAGGCGATCGGCGGCGCCGAGCACACCGCACGATCGATCTGGATCCCGGGCTCAATGTTCGACCTCGAAGCCGTCGTCGTTCACGTGCGAGAGGCGTTCGGATCGGGCGCCGTGATCCTCAAGGACTATGTGAAGTCCCGCAAGCACGAATGGTTCGACGCCTGCTTCATCCCGGCGGCGGACGACGAGGCCAACGTGCGGCGCGTCGTGGGGAACTTCCTTCGCCTCCAGGACGACCACGTCGTCGGTGGGCTCGTCTTCCGGGAGTTCGTCGAGCTGCGGCGCATCGGGCTGCACCCGAAGAGCAGGCTGCCGCTGGTGAACGAGCATCGCTTCTTCGTGCTCGACGGCCGGCCGTTCTACGCGGCACCGTACTGGGCCGACGGTGACTATCCGGGCGAACCGCCGAGCGCCGATGTCCTCGCGCCCATTCTCGGCCGCGTGCGCGGTCGTTTCTACGCGGCCGATGTCGCCGAGAAGGAAGGGGGCGGCTGGATGCTGGTGGAGCTGAACGATGGCGGGTCGGCGGCCATCCCCGAGGGTGGGGCCGCGGACGCGTTCTACCGGAACCTGCACGCGGCGCTCGGCTGA
- a CDS encoding HNH endonuclease encodes MKLSNDVRETVQRRAQGACEYCRLPQEASILPHQVDHIIGRQHRGSDDVANLCLCCIHCNLKKGPNIASIDPETGILVALYHPRCHSWREHFTVAIEGTIQGLTAEGRATVQLLDMNGEDRVRLRALLLRRSRHP; translated from the coding sequence GTGAAGCTCTCGAACGATGTGCGGGAGACGGTGCAGCGACGCGCCCAGGGCGCATGTGAGTACTGCCGGCTTCCTCAAGAAGCTTCAATCCTTCCCCATCAAGTCGACCACATCATCGGGAGGCAGCATCGTGGCTCCGACGATGTTGCCAATCTGTGTCTCTGCTGCATCCATTGCAATTTAAAGAAGGGGCCTAATATCGCCTCCATCGATCCAGAGACTGGGATCCTCGTGGCGCTGTATCACCCCAGGTGTCACTCTTGGCGCGAGCACTTCACGGTCGCGATCGAGGGTACCATTCAAGGGCTGACGGCCGAGGGGCGCGCCACAGTCCAGCTCCTGGACATGAATGGTGAGGACCGAGTTCGCCTGCGTGCGTTGCTATTGCGCCGAAGCCGGCACCCGTGA
- a CDS encoding NAD(P)H-dependent flavin oxidoreductase, with product MTTLQELLGIDFPIIQAPMAGVQGSALAVAVSSAGGLGSLPGAVLGPDGLRKELAAIRAQTTKPFNVNFFCHMQSEPDAEREASWRARLSPYFAELGVDASAIPTGPGRLPFSDEAADVLDEFSPAVVSFHFGLPSEALLSRVRRWSAKILSSATTVDEARWLEARGVDAVIAQGIEAGGHRGSFLSDDLSVQLGTFALVPQIVDAVKIPVIAAGGIADARGVAAAMALGAAGAQIGTAYLLCPEATTSRVHRAALESDAARTTALTNLFTGRPARGIVNRFMRELGPMSGAVPAFPLATSAIAPLRAKAESQGSGDFSPLWAGQNASGCKAVPAADLTRRLAGALPGAR from the coding sequence ATGACGACGCTGCAGGAGCTCCTTGGAATCGATTTCCCAATCATCCAGGCACCCATGGCGGGCGTGCAGGGCAGCGCGCTCGCGGTCGCGGTCTCCAGCGCTGGTGGGCTCGGTTCGCTGCCCGGCGCCGTGCTGGGCCCGGACGGCCTGCGCAAGGAGCTGGCAGCCATCCGAGCGCAGACGACGAAGCCGTTCAACGTGAACTTCTTCTGTCACATGCAGTCCGAGCCCGACGCCGAGCGAGAAGCGAGCTGGCGTGCCCGGCTCTCGCCGTACTTCGCCGAGCTCGGCGTCGATGCGAGCGCGATCCCGACCGGCCCCGGCCGATTGCCCTTCAGCGATGAGGCCGCTGACGTGCTCGACGAGTTCAGCCCTGCTGTTGTGAGCTTTCACTTCGGCCTGCCCTCGGAGGCTTTGCTCTCGCGGGTGCGCCGCTGGAGCGCGAAGATCCTGTCCTCTGCGACGACGGTCGACGAGGCGCGCTGGCTGGAGGCGCGCGGCGTCGACGCGGTCATCGCCCAGGGCATCGAGGCGGGCGGTCATCGCGGCAGCTTCCTGTCCGACGATCTCAGCGTCCAGCTCGGCACCTTCGCGCTGGTGCCGCAGATCGTGGACGCCGTGAAGATCCCCGTCATCGCCGCGGGCGGCATCGCGGACGCGAGGGGCGTTGCGGCCGCCATGGCCCTCGGTGCGGCCGGCGCACAGATCGGGACGGCCTACCTGTTGTGCCCCGAGGCCACCACGAGCAGGGTGCATCGCGCGGCCCTCGAGAGCGACGCAGCCCGCACCACGGCGCTCACCAACCTGTTCACCGGGCGACCCGCTCGGGGCATCGTGAACCGCTTCATGAGGGAGCTTGGGCCGATGAGCGGCGCCGTGCCAGCTTTTCCCTTGGCGACGTCGGCCATCGCGCCCCTGCGCGCCAAGGCCGAAAGCCAGGGCAGCGGCGACTTCTCGCCGCTCTGGGCGGGGCAAAACGCCAGCGGGTGTAAGGCAGTGCCAGCGGCCGATCTCACGCGACGACTCGCGGGTGCCCTCCCGGGTGCACGCTGA
- a CDS encoding cytochrome P450 — MPPAQASTSAAPFGIGQRQCIGKEFALMEGQLILARLLQR; from the coding sequence ATGCCGCCAGCGCAGGCTTCGACGTCGGCCGCCCCGTTCGGGATCGGGCAGCGACAGTGCATCGGCAAGGAGTTCGCGCTCATGGAAGGGCAGCTCATCCTCGCCCGGCTCCTCCAGCGCTAG
- a CDS encoding DUF262 domain-containing protein, with protein sequence MKANAVPLLAIFEKKMRLEVPLFQRQYVWSQDDQWVFLWEDICRKFTEYLEGRKDAPVHFLGAMVLDQKQTPTTHVEKRQVIDGQQRLTTLQIFLAAFRDLCRESTCEELAKECDSFTLNKGMMAEPDADRFKVWPTLLDRQQFKDVIGAGSRAALEEKHPRQRRKYQRHDDPRPRMVEAYLYFHDQLREFFFGTEGEPPIAADQPLAVRVEECFQALKNALQVVVIDLEGGDDAQVIFETLNARGEPLLPADLLRNFIFLRAARQGESQEALYEEYWRRFDDDFWRQEVKQGRLLRPRSDLFMQHFLASRQTADIPITHLFVEYKFWIERKRPYATVREELATLARQGDDFRRIIDPKKDDILFPLTSFLEAFDIRTAYPLLLHLLDARTTDMHWRQITVLLESYLLRRAVCGLNTKNYNRVFLTLTRSLRRDGTTPESVRKHLAELSGESTGWPSDEEFRTAWQERATYQTLAQPRVVHILRRLSDALLSGKSERISIDGPLTIEHILPQSWIEHWPLADGTAGMTSDELVSSDATDPRAVATRRRSAAIHTLGNLTILTQALNSTVSNSAWKVKKPELLVSSLLPINQQLHTFATWDESSIEVRGRALFDVALKLWPGPTAA encoded by the coding sequence ATGAAAGCCAACGCCGTCCCGCTGCTCGCCATCTTCGAGAAGAAGATGCGCCTTGAGGTTCCCCTCTTCCAGCGGCAATACGTTTGGAGCCAAGACGACCAGTGGGTGTTCCTCTGGGAGGACATCTGCCGGAAATTCACCGAATACCTCGAGGGGAGGAAGGACGCGCCGGTCCACTTCCTCGGGGCGATGGTGCTCGACCAGAAGCAGACGCCGACCACGCACGTCGAGAAGCGGCAGGTCATCGACGGGCAGCAGCGGCTCACGACGCTGCAGATCTTCCTCGCGGCCTTCCGTGACCTATGTCGCGAGAGCACGTGCGAGGAACTCGCCAAGGAGTGCGATTCCTTCACCCTGAACAAGGGAATGATGGCCGAGCCCGACGCCGACCGGTTCAAAGTTTGGCCTACCCTGCTCGATCGTCAGCAGTTCAAGGACGTTATTGGCGCGGGCTCCCGTGCCGCGCTTGAGGAGAAGCACCCGCGGCAACGGCGCAAGTACCAGCGGCACGACGACCCGCGTCCGCGCATGGTCGAGGCTTACTTGTATTTCCACGATCAGCTGCGCGAATTCTTCTTCGGGACAGAGGGGGAGCCGCCGATCGCCGCCGATCAACCACTCGCGGTGCGAGTCGAGGAGTGCTTCCAGGCCCTCAAGAACGCGCTGCAGGTGGTCGTGATCGACCTCGAGGGTGGGGACGATGCGCAGGTCATTTTCGAGACGCTGAACGCCCGCGGGGAGCCGCTCCTGCCCGCCGATCTGCTAAGGAACTTCATCTTCCTACGGGCAGCGCGCCAGGGCGAGTCGCAGGAGGCGCTCTACGAGGAGTATTGGCGCAGGTTCGACGACGACTTTTGGCGCCAAGAGGTCAAGCAGGGGCGCCTGCTCCGGCCGCGCAGCGACCTTTTCATGCAGCACTTCCTGGCCAGCCGCCAGACCGCGGATATCCCGATCACGCACCTGTTCGTCGAGTACAAGTTCTGGATCGAGCGGAAGAGGCCCTACGCCACAGTGCGTGAAGAGCTGGCGACGCTGGCTCGCCAGGGTGACGACTTCCGGCGGATCATTGATCCGAAGAAGGACGACATCCTCTTCCCGCTAACGTCGTTCCTCGAGGCGTTCGACATCCGGACCGCCTATCCGCTGCTGCTCCACCTCCTCGATGCCCGGACGACCGATATGCACTGGCGGCAGATCACCGTCCTGCTCGAGTCGTATCTGTTGCGACGGGCGGTGTGTGGCCTAAACACCAAGAACTACAACCGTGTCTTCCTTACACTGACCCGGAGCTTGCGTCGGGATGGGACCACGCCGGAAAGCGTTCGCAAGCACCTGGCCGAGCTCTCCGGGGAGTCGACCGGGTGGCCGTCCGATGAAGAGTTCCGGACGGCCTGGCAGGAGCGCGCCACATACCAGACGTTGGCCCAGCCCCGGGTTGTACACATCCTCCGGCGCCTGAGTGACGCGCTGCTGAGCGGCAAGAGTGAACGAATCAGCATCGATGGACCGCTTACCATCGAGCACATCCTCCCGCAAAGCTGGATCGAGCACTGGCCCCTGGCAGATGGGACCGCGGGGATGACCTCCGATGAGCTCGTCAGTAGCGATGCAACGGATCCTCGAGCCGTCGCGACCCGCCGCAGAAGCGCCGCGATTCACACCCTCGGAAACCTGACGATCCTCACGCAGGCGTTGAACTCGACAGTCTCGAATAGCGCATGGAAGGTCAAGAAACCGGAACTCCTGGTCTCCTCGTTGCTGCCGATCAACCAGCAGCTGCATACGTTCGCCACCTGGGACGAGTCCAGCATCGAGGTGCGTGGCAGGGCGCTGTTCGACGTAGCGCTGAAGCTATGGCCGGGTCCCACAGCAGCGTAG
- a CDS encoding NAD(P)H-dependent flavin oxidoreductase: MTTLQELLGIDLPIIQAPMAGVQGSALAVAVSNAGGLGSLPGAVLGPDALRKELAAIRAQTAKPFNVNFFCHTRPEPDAEREAIWRARLLPYFAELGVDASAIPTGPGRLPFSEEAADVLEELRPAVVSFHFGLPSEALLSRVRRSGAKILSSATTVDEARWLEARGVDAVIAQGIEAGGHRGRFLSDDLSVQLGTFALVPQIVDAVKIPVIAAGGIADARGVAAAMALGAAGVQIARAYLLCPEATTSRVHRAALESDAASTTALTNLFTGRPARGIANRPMRELGPMSGAVPAFPLATSAIAPLRAKAESQGSGDFSPLWAGQNVSGCKEVPAADLTRQFAGALPGAR, encoded by the coding sequence ATGACGACGCTGCAGGAGCTCCTTGGAATCGATCTTCCAATCATCCAGGCCCCCATGGCCGGCGTGCAGGGCAGCGCGCTCGCGGTCGCGGTCTCCAACGCGGGCGGGCTCGGTTCGCTGCCCGGCGCCGTGCTGGGCCCGGACGCCCTGCGCAAGGAGCTGGCAGCCATCCGAGCGCAGACCGCGAAGCCGTTCAACGTGAACTTCTTCTGTCACACGCGGCCCGAGCCCGACGCCGAGCGAGAAGCGATCTGGCGTGCCCGGCTGCTGCCGTACTTCGCTGAGCTCGGCGTCGACGCAAGCGCCATCCCGACGGGCCCCGGCCGATTGCCCTTCAGCGAGGAGGCCGCTGATGTGCTCGAGGAGCTCAGGCCTGCTGTGGTGAGCTTTCACTTCGGCCTGCCCTCGGAGGCTTTGCTCTCGCGGGTGCGCCGCTCGGGCGCGAAGATCCTGTCCTCTGCGACGACGGTCGACGAGGCGCGCTGGCTCGAGGCACGCGGCGTCGATGCGGTCATCGCCCAAGGCATCGAGGCGGGCGGTCATCGCGGCAGATTCCTGTCCGACGATCTCAGCGTCCAGCTCGGCACCTTCGCGCTGGTGCCCCAGATCGTGGACGCCGTGAAGATCCCCGTCATCGCCGCGGGCGGCATCGCGGACGCGAGGGGTGTTGCGGCCGCCATGGCCCTCGGTGCGGCCGGCGTACAGATCGCGAGGGCGTACCTGTTGTGCCCAGAGGCCACCACCAGCAGGGTGCATCGCGCGGCCCTCGAGAGCGACGCAGCCAGCACCACGGCGCTCACCAACCTGTTCACCGGGCGACCCGCTCGGGGCATCGCGAACCGCCCTATGAGGGAGCTGGGGCCGATGAGCGGCGCCGTGCCAGCTTTTCCCTTGGCGACGTCGGCCATCGCACCCCTGCGGGCCAAGGCCGAAAGCCAGGGCAGCGGCGACTTCTCGCCGCTCTGGGCGGGGCAAAACGTCAGCGGATGTAAGGAAGTGCCAGCGGCCGATCTCACGCGACAATTCGCGGGTGCACTCCCAGGTGCACGCTGA
- a CDS encoding DUF4365 domain-containing protein — MKVDERHLTERSGVSEVQLRVTTQLNWLFREQPISDFGIDAQIEVVREGQATGRLLAAQIKSGPSYFAEPTDDGYVYRGDTEHLEYWLNHSLPVIVIIWNSQTGECLWKQIEEKAVERTPKGWKTTVPRTQSLGRCSMDALDQAAGALTMRLKQLHDRTEVCKKRYWDIPKGERIRVGLRPEAPALGYWGEHVIKLAEEALAKALRAVYPINCDSMYAHVMWGGSRTFADGGEVLAAIEPMIADLEKRLREPHPEREQ; from the coding sequence ATGAAGGTTGATGAGCGCCATCTGACTGAGCGAAGCGGAGTATCGGAGGTTCAACTGCGTGTCACGACGCAGCTCAACTGGTTGTTCCGCGAGCAGCCGATCAGCGACTTCGGGATCGACGCACAGATTGAAGTTGTCCGAGAAGGCCAAGCGACGGGGCGGCTGCTCGCAGCACAAATCAAGTCTGGCCCGAGCTATTTTGCGGAGCCGACCGACGACGGCTACGTCTACCGTGGAGACACGGAGCATCTCGAATACTGGCTCAACCATTCGCTCCCCGTCATTGTCATCATATGGAACTCACAGACGGGCGAGTGTTTGTGGAAACAGATCGAGGAAAAGGCGGTCGAGCGAACGCCGAAGGGTTGGAAGACTACGGTTCCTAGGACACAGAGCTTGGGGCGGTGCTCCATGGACGCACTTGATCAAGCAGCAGGCGCCCTAACAATGCGACTGAAGCAACTTCACGATCGGACCGAAGTCTGCAAGAAACGTTACTGGGACATTCCGAAGGGTGAGAGAATTCGAGTAGGCCTTCGCCCTGAAGCTCCCGCGTTAGGATATTGGGGCGAACACGTCATCAAGCTCGCAGAAGAAGCGCTGGCCAAGGCATTGCGCGCGGTTTACCCCATCAACTGCGACAGCATGTATGCCCACGTCATGTGGGGAGGTTCGCGTACCTTCGCGGACGGAGGAGAAGTTCTCGCCGCTATCGAGCCAATGATCGCGGATCTAGAGAAGCGGCTACGAGAGCCACATCCCGAGAGAGAGCAGTGA